A region of Sulfurimonas sp. DNA encodes the following proteins:
- a CDS encoding alpha-amylase — MSNHNGDIKNSNKGTKGTNKTYDKNQGNRGTQMDKKNTKGSKSK, encoded by the coding sequence ATGTCAAATCACAATGGAGATATCAAGAATTCAAATAAAGGCACAAAGGGTACAAATAAAACTTATGATAAAAATCAAGGCAACAGAGGTACTCAAATGGACAAAAAAAATACAAAAGGTTCAAAGAGTAAATAA
- a CDS encoding TolC family protein: MRAYILLLFPLLLSAASLSSLIANATNTHTSLEAMQSRLSAVDNELEITRNFADPELSLSISDIQFNDPTNRSLERMQYSAINFKQKIPYFGKRDASSKKAQAKKERLTFSLEEAKVTLIKSIKLAAYDIWQVKEQLKITNDYIKLTRQNIELYTSYSTSDTKAHMGIMSAELSLSQLKIKKSKLQSLEVGLYKNISYLSAMNVQSVEMPMKVNAPKKLTHYLDASNENNAYKVKEAKVKEADADIKIKELSGNVDPFVQVGYYHREAFEDYININVGFSLPIYGTQNSKEEESRKISLASSSEAVDFKNSLNSQIGKYYAKLQDSFRVYNIIEKESLPQIQHMFDLTNTAIKSGSDLFIYIDLLAKKLQLDEQSIQAVTAFHKATASLDALVGEMK; this comes from the coding sequence ATGAGAGCCTACATCTTACTACTTTTTCCACTACTTTTAAGTGCAGCTTCTCTATCTTCACTTATCGCAAATGCTACGAATACTCACACTTCGCTAGAAGCTATGCAAAGCAGACTAAGTGCAGTTGATAATGAGCTAGAAATAACAAGAAATTTCGCAGATCCTGAACTCTCTCTTAGTATAAGCGATATTCAGTTTAACGACCCAACAAATCGTTCACTAGAACGAATGCAATACTCTGCTATAAACTTTAAACAAAAGATTCCATACTTTGGTAAAAGAGATGCATCTTCAAAAAAAGCACAAGCTAAAAAAGAGAGATTAACATTTAGCTTAGAAGAGGCAAAAGTCACTCTTATAAAATCTATAAAACTTGCAGCATATGATATTTGGCAAGTAAAAGAACAACTAAAAATTACAAATGACTACATTAAACTAACTCGTCAAAATATTGAGCTGTATACCTCTTATAGTACAAGTGATACGAAAGCTCATATGGGAATAATGTCAGCTGAACTTTCACTCTCCCAACTTAAAATAAAAAAAAGTAAACTTCAAAGTTTAGAAGTTGGTTTGTATAAAAACATCAGTTATCTAAGCGCTATGAATGTACAAAGCGTAGAGATGCCAATGAAAGTAAACGCTCCAAAAAAATTAACTCACTACTTAGATGCAAGTAATGAAAATAATGCTTACAAAGTTAAAGAAGCAAAGGTTAAAGAGGCAGATGCTGATATAAAAATCAAAGAGTTATCCGGTAATGTTGACCCTTTTGTTCAAGTGGGATACTATCATCGTGAAGCTTTTGAGGATTATATAAATATCAATGTTGGTTTTTCTTTGCCAATCTATGGAACTCAAAACTCAAAAGAAGAAGAATCTCGAAAAATATCTCTTGCATCTTCAAGTGAAGCTGTGGATTTTAAAAACTCTCTTAACTCACAAATAGGTAAATATTATGCCAAGCTTCAAGACTCATTTAGAGTTTACAACATCATAGAAAAAGAGAGTTTACCTCAAATCCAACACATGTTTGACTTAACAAACACTGCTATAAAAAGTGGTTCGGACCTTTTTATATATATAGACCTTTTAGCAAAAAAATTACAACTTGATGAACAAAGCATCCAAGCCGTTACAGCTTTTCATAAGGCTACAGCCTCACTAGATGCTCTTGTGGGAGAAATGAAATGA
- a CDS encoding efflux RND transporter periplasmic adaptor subunit has translation MKYLLIICMFLIQANAREKTVEQLFNVQTTKVKLISDAKSIKSFGFVKIDETRVYDVTPRFGGFVEKLYANTTYKKVKKGEKLALVYSSEVLKAKDDYLNTINYTKTRPNKTMLKSARVKLTLLNISNNEINQIATKTKNSSFTTIVSPSNGYIFKKYINNNSAFNAKEILFKIVNLDKIWVELKIHQNQLALVKNIDDFTLSTPALKQTFKATKAGVYPELDPKEESFTLRLLLDNKQNLLKPGMYITAIMRESSKNYLTLPSTAVIRKNGKFYVFIVGEYEGEYEPLEIKVEVLNPNTYIVKSELIAGDEVVNNALFMMDSDAQVNGLY, from the coding sequence ATGAAATATTTACTAATTATCTGCATGTTTTTAATACAAGCAAATGCAAGAGAAAAAACGGTGGAACAGCTTTTTAATGTTCAAACAACAAAGGTAAAACTAATCTCAGATGCTAAAAGCATAAAAAGTTTTGGTTTTGTAAAAATTGATGAAACTAGAGTTTACGATGTCACTCCTAGATTTGGTGGTTTCGTGGAAAAACTATACGCAAACACTACATATAAAAAAGTGAAAAAAGGCGAAAAGCTAGCACTTGTTTACTCATCTGAAGTCCTAAAAGCTAAGGATGATTACTTAAATACTATAAACTACACAAAGACTAGACCAAACAAAACTATGCTAAAGAGTGCAAGGGTAAAACTGACTTTATTAAACATTTCAAATAACGAGATTAATCAAATTGCTACAAAAACTAAAAACTCATCTTTTACTACTATTGTCTCTCCTTCTAATGGCTATATATTTAAAAAATATATAAACAATAATTCTGCTTTTAATGCTAAAGAAATTCTCTTTAAAATTGTAAATCTTGATAAAATTTGGGTTGAATTAAAAATACATCAAAACCAATTAGCTTTAGTAAAAAACATAGATGATTTCACCTTATCAACTCCTGCTCTAAAACAAACATTTAAAGCCACAAAAGCAGGTGTTTATCCTGAGCTTGACCCAAAAGAAGAAAGTTTTACTCTCAGACTTTTACTTGATAATAAACAAAATTTGCTTAAACCAGGTATGTACATAACAGCGATTATGAGAGAAAGTTCAAAAAACTACTTAACTCTTCCATCAACTGCCGTTATAAGAAAAAATGGCAAGTTTTATGTCTTTATTGTTGGTGAATATGAAGGAGAATACGAGCCTTTAGAGATAAAGGTAGAAGTTCTAAATCCAAATACTTACATAGTTAAAAGTGAGTTAATTGCGGGTGATGAAGTTGTAAACAATGCTCTATTTATGATGGATAGTGATGCTCAAGTAAATGGATTATACTAA
- a CDS encoding IS5 family transposase codes for MQLSFFDHAMKYQGGKKSMKFLNEMKEIIPFEAIEKILIEKNVYKPNKGKTGRPSIPSKILVGSLFLQNWYGLSDPMTEELIHDRISFRKFLDIRDEDTIPDETTICKFRNKLIKEEILGDIFEEVKKMMESKRLILNEGTLIDATLIHSSEPKRKKDDKGKVISNKAHDSDATYTSKRGRKHHGLKMHIATDTNGIIKKVIATTASTHDSTQFDKLTEDENKAIFADSGYMQKARKVALRAKGIFAGIVERRVRGQSKLRPKQSRNNTRFSKIRCLVELPFAFIKQHMNFRKTRYRGIEKNQQHFFMLAACYNLRRTPALVRARN; via the coding sequence ATGCAACTAAGTTTTTTTGACCATGCCATGAAATACCAAGGTGGTAAGAAGAGTATGAAGTTTTTAAATGAGATGAAAGAGATTATTCCATTTGAAGCTATTGAGAAGATACTTATAGAGAAAAATGTATACAAACCCAACAAAGGTAAGACAGGAAGACCATCTATTCCATCAAAGATATTAGTAGGCTCACTTTTTTTACAAAACTGGTATGGATTGTCAGACCCAATGACCGAAGAGCTTATACATGACCGTATAAGCTTCAGAAAGTTTCTTGATATAAGAGATGAAGATACTATTCCAGATGAAACAACTATTTGTAAATTTAGAAACAAGCTTATCAAAGAAGAGATACTTGGTGATATATTTGAAGAAGTAAAAAAGATGATGGAATCTAAAAGACTTATACTCAATGAGGGAACTCTTATAGACGCTACTCTCATCCACTCAAGCGAACCAAAGAGAAAAAAAGATGACAAGGGTAAAGTTATTTCAAATAAAGCCCATGATTCTGATGCAACCTATACTTCAAAAAGAGGTCGTAAACATCATGGATTAAAGATGCATATAGCAACTGATACAAACGGTATCATCAAAAAAGTAATAGCTACAACTGCATCAACACACGATAGTACACAGTTTGATAAGCTGACAGAAGATGAAAATAAAGCAATATTCGCAGATAGTGGCTATATGCAAAAGGCAAGAAAAGTGGCACTAAGAGCAAAAGGTATTTTTGCTGGTATAGTTGAAAGACGAGTAAGAGGTCAATCGAAACTAAGACCTAAACAATCAAGAAATAATACAAGATTCTCAAAGATAAGATGTCTCGTGGAATTACCATTCGCATTTATAAAACAACATATGAACTTCAGAAAAACCAGATATCGGGGAATAGAGAAAAATCAACAACACTTTTTTATGTTGGCTGCTTGTTATAATCTGAGACGGACACCTGCACTGGTAAGGGCTAGGAACTGA
- a CDS encoding FixH family protein: protein MKTIAKIFIIAILGASLLQAAAFEKQVKTRATKVVISSQKPLTTGNNTINISVAGEKFAGSSVSIKVFMPAMPSMPYMESIADAKNMGNGKYTADVNLAMSGTWQVHIFITPKTGKKIRAKTSINI, encoded by the coding sequence ATGAAAACAATAGCAAAAATATTTATAATTGCAATTTTAGGAGCTAGCTTACTTCAAGCAGCGGCATTTGAAAAACAGGTAAAAACAAGAGCAACAAAAGTTGTAATAAGTTCACAGAAACCTTTAACTACTGGAAACAATACTATAAATATTAGTGTTGCAGGAGAAAAGTTTGCGGGTTCAAGTGTTAGTATTAAAGTCTTTATGCCAGCGATGCCAAGTATGCCATATATGGAAAGTATAGCAGATGCTAAAAATATGGGCAATGGTAAATATACAGCAGATGTAAACCTTGCTATGAGCGGAACTTGGCAAGTACATATTTTTATAACTCCAAAAACTGGCAAAAAAATAAGAGCAAAAACTTCTATAAACATCTAA
- a CDS encoding GNAT family N-acetyltransferase, with translation MNLKWIYQNDNVNWSELSNLYKIAPLGNKKPSDLKIAFSNSMFKCFVYADKTLIGVGRTLADGVDCSYICDVSIHPDYQGKGIGKDIVNKLIEFSKGHNKIILYSNPGKEEFYSKLGFDRMNTAMAIFKNKEQAIAGKFTRKA, from the coding sequence TTGAATTTAAAATGGATATATCAAAATGACAATGTCAATTGGAGTGAATTATCAAACTTATATAAGATAGCACCACTTGGAAATAAAAAACCAAGTGATTTAAAAATTGCATTTTCAAACAGTATGTTTAAATGTTTTGTTTATGCAGACAAAACTCTTATTGGTGTAGGTAGAACTTTAGCGGATGGAGTTGATTGTTCATATATTTGCGATGTTTCTATACACCCTGATTATCAAGGCAAAGGTATTGGAAAAGATATTGTTAACAAACTTATTGAATTTTCCAAAGGACATAATAAAATAATCTTATATTCAAATCCAGGGAAAGAAGAATTTTATTCTAAACTAGGATTTGATAGAATGAATACAGCAATGGCTATATTTAAGAATAAAGAACAAGCAATAGCTGGGAAGTTCACAAGAAAAGCATAA
- a CDS encoding autotransporter domain-containing protein produces the protein MSKKSFFILIVFLFSPLILSGIEMKGLGDLGGSFSQASGVNSDGSVVVGNSKSASNNTEAFRWTQAGGMVDLGDLGGGHSKVKAVNSDGSVVVGNSKSTNDATEAFRWTQAGGMVGLGYLAGGVFFSKANAVNSDGSVVVGVSKYTSGHEAFRWTQETGMQSLTKWLQKSGYTLSGWSKTSATGVSADGRVIVGYGTSSNGREAFIARGGSGLPDGGGLIGLSTLTMSLSSIANVNVQGMSILNTTMHGAHGHPGSNRASDDKYTMWTAGDFAYNDRYETKDNFYLAEVGFGYRQNDYVRYSMSYGQTTGASKLLYEGKNKIDGYFFVIEADIRLPIELPIYTTLSYMYGKNDLDIKRGYENAGSLDYSEAKTDQNMQAFRLRVQGQSEKDYIYPYVEYNYASVTTDAYTEINGGFPASFNKNKENTNDIRVGFDSNFKLNEKNRVITSLEGIHRMEKESNGISGTVIGFSSFHLAKETYKQNWIKATVGIESTFNVGKFTLTLNSTSKSADPQYWVGANYSLFF, from the coding sequence TTGTCCAAAAAATCATTTTTTATATTAATAGTATTTTTATTTTCTCCACTTATATTAAGTGGGATAGAAATGAAAGGTTTAGGAGATTTAGGAGGAAGTTTTAGTCAGGCAAGTGGAGTTAATTCAGATGGAAGTGTTGTTGTCGGAAATAGTAAATCTGCCAGCAATAATACTGAAGCTTTTCGTTGGACACAAGCAGGGGGAATGGTAGATTTAGGAGATTTAGGAGGAGGTCATAGTAAGGTTAAAGCAGTTAATTCAGATGGAAGTGTTGTTGTCGGAAATAGTAAATCTACCAACGATGCTACTGAAGCTTTTCGTTGGACACAAGCGGGAGGAATGGTAGGTTTAGGATATTTAGCAGGGGGAGTTTTTTTTAGTAAGGCAAATGCAGTTAATTCAGATGGAAGTGTTGTTGTCGGGGTTAGTAAATATACCAGTGGTCATGAAGCTTTTCGTTGGACACAAGAAACAGGAATGCAAAGCTTAACTAAATGGCTTCAAAAGAGTGGATATACCCTAAGCGGTTGGAGTAAGACTAGTGCAACTGGAGTAAGTGCTGATGGTAGAGTAATTGTAGGATATGGTACTTCTTCAAATGGTCGAGAGGCCTTTATAGCAAGAGGTGGAAGTGGTCTTCCTGATGGAGGTGGTCTTATTGGATTAAGTACATTAACTATGTCGCTTAGTAGTATAGCAAATGTAAATGTACAAGGAATGAGTATACTTAACACTACAATGCATGGAGCCCATGGACATCCAGGTTCAAATAGAGCCTCAGATGATAAATATACCATGTGGACAGCAGGTGACTTTGCATATAATGATAGATATGAAACTAAAGATAACTTTTACTTAGCAGAAGTAGGCTTCGGATATAGACAAAATGATTATGTAAGATATAGTATGTCTTATGGGCAAACAACGGGAGCTAGTAAACTACTTTATGAAGGGAAAAATAAAATAGATGGGTATTTTTTTGTAATTGAGGCAGATATAAGATTACCAATAGAATTACCAATATATACTACACTCTCTTATATGTACGGTAAAAATGATTTAGACATAAAAAGAGGATATGAAAATGCAGGTAGCCTAGACTACTCAGAAGCTAAAACCGATCAAAATATGCAAGCCTTCAGACTAAGAGTACAAGGGCAGTCAGAAAAAGATTATATTTATCCTTATGTTGAATATAACTATGCAAGTGTAACAACAGATGCATATACAGAAATAAATGGAGGATTTCCTGCCAGTTTTAATAAAAACAAAGAGAATACAAATGATATAAGAGTAGGATTTGATTCTAACTTTAAACTAAATGAAAAAAATAGAGTAATAACAAGCCTTGAAGGTATACACCGTATGGAAAAAGAATCAAATGGAATAAGTGGAACGGTGATAGGCTTTAGCTCATTTCATTTAGCAAAAGAAACATACAAACAAAATTGGATAAAAGCAACTGTAGGAATAGAGAGTACCTTTAATGTTGGAAAATTTACCTTAACATTGAATTCCACTTCAAAGAGTGCAGACCCTCAATACTGGGTAGGAGCTAATTACTCTTTGTTTTTTTAG